AATCAGGCTGACCGCCGCCGGATGCCTGCAAGTGCACGGTTCGACACCTGCCCCGTCGCTCCTGCGGCGGCAATGATTATTTGCTCAACTCCTCTTTCAACAGCTCGTTGACCACCTGCGGGTTGGCCTTGCCGCGGGTGGCTTTCATCACCCGGCCCACGAAAAAGCCGAATACTTTATCCTTTCCCGATTTGTACTGCTCTACCTGTAGCTGGTTGTCTGCAATTACTTTATCCACGATACTCCGCAATTCGCCCTCGTCCGAGATTTGCACCAGCCCCCCGGCTTCCACTATTTCATCGGCTGATTTACCGCTGGACACCATCTCCTCGAACACCTGCTTGGCGATCTTGCCGCTGATCGTGCCTTTTTCAACCAGCGCGAACATCCCGGCCAAAGCTTGCGGGGCCACGCCCACCTCGTCGATCCCGATATTGCGCTCGGCCATCACGGCCATCACCTCGGCCATGATCCAGTTGCCGACCTTCTTCGGCTCCGTGCCCGGCGACAGCTCGACAGTCCGCTCGAAATAATCGGCCACCTCTTTCTGGGCGGTCAGTACCTCGGCGTCGTAAGCAGGCAGGCCATACTGCTCGCCGAATCGTTTTTCGCGTTGGCCGGGTAACTCGGGCAGGCTGTCGCGGAGCTGGTCGATCCACTCCTGCTCGATCACCAGCGGCAGCAGATCGGGGTCGGGGAAGTAGCGGTAGTCGGTGGCTTCCTCCTTGGAGCGCATCGAACGCACGTTCTGACGGTCGGCGTCCCAGAGCAGGGTTTCCTGCACGATCCGGCCGCCGGACTCCAGCACGCTTATCTGCCGCTCGACCTCGTAGCCAATCGCCTTTTCCACGCCGCGGAAACTGTTGAGGTTTTTCACCTCCGTGCGCGTGCCGAGTTCCTTCCGGCCCAGCGGACGCACGCTGATATTGGCGTCGCAGCGCAGGCTGCCCTCCTCCATGTTCCCGTCGCAGACCCCCAGGTAGAGCAGTACCTGGCGCAGGCGGTGAAGGTAGCCGTAGGCTTCCCCGGGAGTGCGGATATCCGGTTCGCTGACGATCTCGATCAACGGGGTGCCGCAGCGGTTGAGATCGACCGCGGTGCCCGAGGTGCTGATTGTGTGGTTGCTCTTGCCCGCGTCCTCCTCCATGTGGATCCGGGTCAGCCGGATTTCCCGCTCGCTGCCGTCCTCCAGCCGGGCGGTTACCGAGCCG
This genomic window from Candidatus Glassbacteria bacterium contains:
- the gatB gene encoding Asp-tRNA(Asn)/Glu-tRNA(Gln) amidotransferase subunit GatB — translated: MSDRQWEAVVGLEVHAQLKTRTKTFCRCSTHFGDEPNSHTCPVCLGLPGALPVLNREAVEMAVRTALAFGCTIHGNSIFARKNYFYPDLPKGYQISQYEKPFSSGGSVTARLEDGSEREIRLTRIHMEEDAGKSNHTISTSGTAVDLNRCGTPLIEIVSEPDIRTPGEAYGYLHRLRQVLLYLGVCDGNMEEGSLRCDANISVRPLGRKELGTRTEVKNLNSFRGVEKAIGYEVERQISVLESGGRIVQETLLWDADRQNVRSMRSKEEATDYRYFPDPDLLPLVIEQEWIDQLRDSLPELPGQREKRFGEQYGLPAYDAEVLTAQKEVADYFERTVELSPGTEPKKVGNWIMAEVMAVMAERNIGIDEVGVAPQALAGMFALVEKGTISGKIAKQVFEEMVSSGKSADEIVEAGGLVQISDEGELRSIVDKVIADNQLQVEQYKSGKDKVFGFFVGRVMKATRGKANPQVVNELLKEELSK